One genomic region from Sphingobacterium sp. UGAL515B_05 encodes:
- a CDS encoding retropepsin-like aspartic protease — protein MTTVPFQLLDLQGQGTHILIDVEIYNRSFKMVIDTGASKTVFDKTQLGHLLEDQLQLEPSETLSTGLGTNSMESFNIKIPSLTIGEWQIKNLNTAVLDLSSINYAYQQMDLEPVIGVLGGDIFADYGAVIDYAKCTLKLRTRKLKLK, from the coding sequence ATGACAACAGTACCATTTCAATTATTGGATTTACAAGGCCAGGGCACACACATTTTAATCGATGTAGAAATATATAACCGTTCGTTCAAGATGGTGATCGATACAGGGGCTTCTAAAACTGTATTTGATAAAACACAATTGGGGCATCTTTTGGAGGACCAATTGCAGCTTGAGCCTTCAGAAACATTATCAACAGGACTTGGCACCAATTCAATGGAGAGTTTCAACATAAAAATTCCAAGTCTGACCATAGGTGAATGGCAGATAAAAAACTTAAATACTGCAGTACTGGATTTAAGCTCGATCAACTATGCCTATCAGCAGATGGATCTAGAACCAGTGATCGGCGTACTGGGCGGAGATATTTTTGCAGACTATGGTGCTGTCATTGATTATGCAAAGTGCACCTTAAAATTAAGAACCCGGAAATTAAAACTTAAATAG
- a CDS encoding Fur family transcriptional regulator, which yields MEDSNTVYPEILKRNSLKVTQPRLKVLDIISRKESAISQPELEKLLGKDIDRVTLYRVLASFEEKGIIHKIFDLHGTATYAMCSTNCSEHDHHDQHVHFICRVCNSVYCLEDMTLPKVSIPQGFSLEAIAVNALGVCNHCKK from the coding sequence ATGGAAGATTCCAACACTGTATATCCAGAAATTCTCAAACGAAATAGTTTAAAAGTTACCCAACCCCGGTTGAAGGTACTTGATATTATTTCGAGGAAAGAGTCTGCAATTTCGCAGCCGGAACTGGAGAAATTACTGGGCAAGGATATTGACCGTGTCACATTATACCGGGTGTTAGCCAGCTTTGAAGAGAAAGGGATTATCCATAAAATCTTTGATCTACATGGTACAGCTACTTACGCTATGTGTTCGACAAACTGTTCAGAACATGATCATCATGACCAACACGTACATTTTATTTGCCGGGTATGCAATTCTGTGTACTGTCTGGAAGATATGACCTTACCAAAAGTATCGATCCCACAAGGCTTTAGTCTCGAAGCGATAGCCGTCAATGCACTCGGTGTGTGCAATCATTGCAAAAAGTAA
- the rnr gene encoding ribonuclease R codes for MKTRKENPYKEVLTQLIIDIFEKSGNKPLNYKQVSSKLNLTDNDSKVAIADILHDNVRNGLFIEVERGKFNLKQLKVYVTGKVDMTADGSAYVIPDDEFENDIYIAPRKLRQALHGDIVKVHTFEKRKGGRKKEGEVVEILQRAKTDFTGTISISNNFAFFIADDRKMLHDIFIPLDNLNGAKDKEKVVVSIIDWPSGSKNPVGTVKHVLGTKGENNTEMNAILADYGFPLEFPKKVEAEANQISEKISKEEIAKRRDFRNVTTFTIDPADAKDFDDAISFQKLENGNYEIGVHIADVSHFVIPDTELDKEAFNRGTSVYLVDRVIPMLPERLSNGVCSLRPHEDKLCFSAVFELDEKANVHHQWFGRTIIHSDRRFSYEEAQEVIETKSGDFSEEILKLNELAYILRERKFKNGAIAFESEEVKFTLDENGKPTGVYTKVRKDAHKLIEDFMLLANRKVAEFIGKQGRGKNKLTFVYRFHDVPNPETLTTFSQFAARFGHKLTIKTDKETAKSLNALMTKIEGSKEQNMLTSLAVRSMAKAIYTTKKTSHYGLAFDYYTHFTSPIRRYPDVMVHRLLQFYLEGGTKINAEHYEKMAEHSSQMEKKAAEAERASIKYKQAEYLQDQIGTEYTGIVSGVTEWGMYVEIEENKCEGMVRLRDITDDFYVLDEKNYAIIGQRKKKKFQLGDEVQIRVKKVDLDKRQIDFTLLS; via the coding sequence ATGAAAACAAGAAAAGAAAATCCATATAAAGAGGTCTTAACACAACTGATCATCGATATCTTCGAAAAATCGGGCAATAAGCCGCTCAACTATAAACAAGTTTCGTCAAAACTGAATCTTACCGATAACGACTCAAAAGTCGCTATAGCCGATATTTTACATGATAATGTAAGAAATGGGCTTTTTATTGAGGTCGAGCGCGGCAAATTTAATCTGAAGCAACTTAAAGTTTATGTCACAGGAAAGGTAGATATGACTGCCGATGGCTCCGCCTATGTGATTCCTGATGATGAATTTGAAAACGATATTTATATCGCTCCGCGGAAACTTAGACAGGCACTCCATGGCGATATTGTGAAGGTCCATACCTTCGAAAAAAGAAAAGGTGGCCGTAAGAAAGAGGGTGAAGTCGTTGAAATTCTGCAAAGGGCCAAGACTGATTTCACAGGAACGATCAGCATCTCCAACAATTTTGCTTTTTTTATTGCGGACGACCGCAAGATGCTACACGACATTTTTATTCCCTTGGACAATCTGAATGGGGCCAAGGATAAAGAAAAAGTGGTCGTTTCGATTATCGACTGGCCAAGCGGGAGCAAAAATCCTGTCGGAACAGTAAAACATGTTTTGGGTACCAAAGGGGAAAATAACACCGAGATGAACGCTATTTTGGCCGATTATGGTTTCCCATTGGAGTTCCCGAAAAAAGTTGAAGCTGAAGCCAATCAGATTTCGGAAAAAATAAGCAAGGAGGAAATTGCAAAGCGGCGTGATTTTAGAAACGTTACGACCTTTACCATTGACCCGGCAGATGCAAAAGATTTTGATGACGCCATCTCCTTCCAAAAATTAGAGAATGGCAACTATGAGATTGGTGTTCACATCGCCGATGTTTCGCATTTTGTGATACCCGACACAGAATTGGATAAAGAAGCATTCAACCGTGGTACATCGGTCTATTTGGTGGACCGTGTTATCCCGATGCTTCCGGAGCGTCTTTCTAATGGCGTTTGTTCCTTACGTCCACATGAAGATAAACTTTGCTTTTCGGCTGTTTTTGAATTGGACGAAAAAGCCAATGTGCACCATCAATGGTTCGGCCGTACGATTATCCATTCGGACCGACGTTTCAGTTATGAGGAAGCGCAGGAGGTGATTGAAACGAAATCGGGTGATTTCAGTGAAGAGATCCTAAAATTAAATGAACTGGCATATATTCTGCGGGAGCGTAAATTTAAGAATGGTGCAATAGCCTTTGAAAGTGAAGAGGTAAAATTCACCTTGGATGAAAATGGAAAACCTACAGGGGTATACACCAAAGTCCGTAAAGATGCGCACAAGCTGATTGAAGATTTTATGTTATTGGCCAACCGGAAGGTTGCCGAGTTTATTGGTAAACAAGGCCGTGGAAAAAACAAGCTTACTTTTGTATACCGGTTCCACGATGTTCCTAATCCGGAGACGCTGACAACTTTCTCTCAATTTGCAGCGCGGTTTGGCCATAAATTGACCATCAAAACGGATAAGGAAACAGCTAAATCTTTAAATGCGCTGATGACAAAGATAGAAGGTAGCAAAGAACAAAATATGCTGACTTCACTTGCGGTACGTTCGATGGCCAAAGCGATCTATACGACAAAGAAGACAAGTCACTATGGACTTGCATTCGATTATTATACCCATTTCACCTCGCCTATCCGTCGTTATCCCGATGTGATGGTACACCGTCTTTTACAATTCTATCTGGAGGGCGGTACCAAAATCAATGCGGAGCATTACGAAAAAATGGCCGAACATTCTTCCCAAATGGAGAAAAAAGCCGCTGAAGCAGAACGTGCATCGATTAAGTACAAACAGGCCGAATACTTGCAGGATCAGATCGGCACCGAATATACCGGTATTGTTTCGGGTGTTACCGAATGGGGTATGTATGTGGAGATTGAAGAGAACAAATGCGAGGGAATGGTCAGACTTCGGGATATCACCGATGACTTTTACGTCCTTGACGAGAAGAACTATGCGATCATTGGGCAAAGGAAGAAAAAGAAATTCCAGTTGGGTGATGAGGTTCAAATCCGCGTAAAGAAAGTGGATCTGGATAAAAGGCAGATTGATTTTACGTTGTTGTCCTAA
- a CDS encoding MFS transporter: MQVFRSLHYRNFRLHVIGQAISLMGTWMQRIAISWLVYELTGSVFWLGFVQFISLLPSLVLSPFIGSFVDKHKKYKLVLMTQIGLMIQAGILTLVVYLKWESVLWLSALGLIQGVINSFDVLGRQSLMMYLVGDRKDLPNAIALNSTIFNGARMLGPAIGGILLSTYGELVCFALNFISFVPVIITLLMMQVDETHVQLSKGSNWEGLVEGFRYLKRSPHISSLIIIMTFSSLIVIPYTSLLPAIAKEMFHGDERTFSWFESAAGLGAMIGAFNMARLKSGTNLRYQVMGAAALMGVALLFLAHSSMLQMALVYVMLVSFAMMMQNSSINTYIQTHAIPIYRARAISYYVMAFQGIFPIGTLMIGSLASYCGLRTTLYVMGGLGILIAIVYYGYLRLHIHKRLFKF, from the coding sequence ATGCAGGTTTTCCGTTCTCTTCATTATAGAAATTTCCGTTTACATGTTATAGGACAAGCAATTTCCCTTATGGGGACCTGGATGCAGCGTATAGCCATCAGTTGGTTAGTCTATGAATTGACCGGATCTGTGTTTTGGCTCGGTTTTGTGCAGTTCATCTCCTTATTGCCTTCTTTGGTTCTGTCTCCATTTATCGGCAGTTTCGTCGATAAGCATAAAAAGTATAAATTGGTTCTGATGACCCAAATTGGTCTGATGATACAGGCTGGGATTTTGACCCTGGTCGTTTATCTGAAATGGGAGAGTGTCTTATGGCTTTCCGCCTTGGGGCTTATACAAGGGGTCATTAATTCTTTCGATGTTTTGGGGCGTCAGTCACTGATGATGTATTTGGTTGGGGACCGTAAAGATCTGCCGAATGCCATAGCGCTGAATTCAACAATTTTCAATGGTGCCCGAATGTTGGGGCCTGCAATAGGAGGTATTTTACTGAGTACATATGGTGAACTCGTTTGTTTTGCCCTGAACTTTATCAGTTTTGTTCCGGTCATTATTACATTATTGATGATGCAGGTCGATGAAACACATGTTCAACTGAGCAAGGGAAGCAATTGGGAAGGTTTGGTCGAAGGCTTTCGTTACCTCAAACGTTCGCCGCACATCTCCTCGCTGATTATTATCATGACATTCTCCAGCTTGATTGTTATTCCGTATACCTCGTTGCTGCCTGCCATCGCAAAAGAAATGTTTCATGGTGATGAACGTACGTTCTCCTGGTTTGAAAGTGCAGCCGGCCTGGGTGCCATGATTGGTGCTTTTAATATGGCCCGTTTAAAATCGGGTACCAATTTGCGCTATCAGGTGATGGGGGCTGCTGCCCTTATGGGAGTTGCATTATTGTTTTTGGCACATTCGAGTATGCTGCAGATGGCACTCGTCTATGTGATGTTGGTATCCTTTGCCATGATGATGCAAAACTCAAGTATCAATACGTATATTCAGACGCATGCCATACCGATCTATCGTGCCCGGGCGATCTCGTATTACGTCATGGCTTTTCAGGGGATATTTCCCATCGGTACACTGATGATAGGTTCGTTAGCCAGTTACTGTGGGCTTCGAACGACATTATACGTCATGGGTGGATTGGGGATATTGATCGCAATCGTGTACTATGGCTATCTCCGGCTCCATATCCACAAACGCCTATTTAAGTTTTAA
- the fsa gene encoding fructose-6-phosphate aldolase translates to MKFFIDTANLEQIREAQDLGVLDGVTTNPSLMAKEGISGDENVINHYKAICAIVDGDVSAEVISTTYEEMIKEGEALAALDSKIVVKVPMIKDGVKAIKYFSKKGIKTNCTLVFTAGQALLAAKAGATYVSPFIGRLDDISTDGLALIEDIRLIYDNYNYPTQILAASVRHSAHILGCAKIGADVMTGPLSAILALLKHPLTDSGLATFLADHAKAAGK, encoded by the coding sequence ATGAAATTTTTTATTGACACAGCGAACCTAGAGCAAATCAGAGAAGCCCAAGATTTAGGCGTATTAGACGGTGTAACAACCAATCCAAGTTTAATGGCCAAAGAAGGTATTAGCGGTGATGAAAACGTAATCAACCATTATAAAGCGATCTGTGCCATCGTTGATGGCGACGTAAGTGCTGAGGTCATTTCGACAACCTATGAGGAAATGATCAAAGAAGGCGAAGCGTTAGCAGCTCTTGACAGCAAGATTGTTGTCAAAGTCCCTATGATCAAAGATGGCGTAAAAGCAATTAAATATTTCAGTAAAAAAGGTATTAAAACAAATTGTACATTGGTATTTACAGCTGGTCAAGCACTATTGGCTGCAAAAGCTGGGGCAACTTATGTATCTCCTTTTATCGGTCGTTTGGATGATATCTCTACAGATGGATTAGCGTTGATCGAAGATATTCGTTTAATCTATGATAACTACAACTATCCTACACAAATTTTAGCAGCTTCTGTACGTCACAGTGCACACATTTTAGGCTGTGCTAAAATCGGTGCTGATGTTATGACAGGTCCTTTATCAGCGATCCTAGCCTTATTGAAACACCCATTGACAGACAGCGGTCTAGCGACATTCTTAGCTGATCACGCGAAAGCTGCAGGCAAATAA
- the rpsL gene encoding 30S ribosomal protein S12 → MPTIQQLVRKGRVALVDKSKSPALDSCPQRRGVCTRVYTTTPKKPNSAMRKVARVRLTNGKEVNAYIPGEGHNLQEHSIVLIRGGRVKDLPGVRYHIIRGALDTSGVAGRNQRRSKYGTKRPKPGQAAAAPAKGKKK, encoded by the coding sequence ATGCCTACTATTCAACAATTAGTTAGAAAAGGTAGAGTAGCTCTGGTTGATAAGAGTAAGTCACCAGCGTTGGACTCATGTCCACAGCGAAGAGGTGTATGTACACGTGTATATACTACTACCCCTAAAAAACCAAACTCAGCAATGCGTAAAGTAGCTCGTGTACGTTTAACAAACGGTAAAGAGGTCAACGCTTACATCCCTGGAGAAGGTCACAACTTACAAGAGCACTCGATCGTATTGATCCGTGGTGGTCGTGTTAAAGATTTACCAGGTGTGCGTTACCACATCATCCGTGGTGCATTAGATACTTCAGGTGTAGCAGGTCGTAACCAACGTCGTTCTAAATACGGAACTAAGCGTCCTAAACCAGGACAAGCAGCTGCAGCTCCAGCAAAAGGTAAAAAGAAATAA
- a CDS encoding malate dehydrogenase, whose amino-acid sequence MKVTIVGAGAVGATTADNLIRRNVAEEIVLLDIKEGFAEGKAQDMAQTAALLGFESKIKGVTNDYLSTSGSTVAVITSGIPRKPGMTREELIGTNANIVKSVVENLVKHSPDIIIVIVSNPMDTMTYLALKSSGLPKNRIVGMGGTLDSARFKYQLSEKLNASAADLNAIVIGGHGDTTMIPLIKHSTWNSIPVTDFLTPEEQDEIVHKTMVGGATLTSLIGTSAWYAPGAATAAVVESIVRDQGRLFTASVYLEGEFGQEDINLGVPVIINKKGWDRIVPILLDEEDKEKFNKSAEAVRTMNNVLKEIKAL is encoded by the coding sequence ATGAAAGTAACTATTGTTGGTGCTGGAGCTGTAGGAGCAACTACAGCGGACAATTTAATCCGTCGAAATGTCGCCGAGGAGATTGTATTATTGGATATTAAAGAAGGCTTTGCGGAAGGCAAAGCGCAAGATATGGCGCAAACCGCTGCCTTATTGGGTTTTGAATCAAAAATCAAAGGGGTAACCAATGACTATCTTTCAACTTCAGGTTCTACTGTTGCCGTCATTACATCGGGAATTCCGCGTAAACCCGGAATGACACGCGAGGAATTGATTGGGACAAATGCCAATATTGTCAAGTCAGTTGTAGAGAACTTAGTCAAACACTCTCCGGATATTATCATTGTCATTGTTTCTAATCCGATGGATACCATGACTTATCTGGCACTTAAATCGAGTGGATTACCTAAGAATAGAATTGTTGGAATGGGAGGTACATTGGATTCAGCCCGGTTCAAATATCAACTGAGTGAAAAACTGAATGCTTCTGCGGCCGACCTCAATGCCATTGTCATTGGTGGCCATGGAGATACAACGATGATTCCACTCATCAAGCACTCCACGTGGAACAGTATTCCGGTCACTGATTTCCTTACCCCGGAAGAGCAAGACGAAATTGTACACAAAACAATGGTTGGTGGGGCCACATTGACCAGCTTGATCGGAACTTCCGCCTGGTATGCTCCGGGCGCTGCAACTGCCGCAGTTGTCGAAAGTATCGTGCGCGATCAAGGCCGATTATTTACGGCCTCTGTGTATCTGGAAGGTGAATTTGGCCAAGAAGATATCAATCTTGGGGTACCGGTTATCATCAATAAAAAAGGATGGGATCGGATCGTGCCTATTCTACTCGATGAAGAGGATAAAGAAAAATTCAATAAAAGTGCAGAAGCAGTACGGACAATGAATAATGTACTGAAAGAAATAAAAGCGCTGTAG